From candidate division KSB1 bacterium, a single genomic window includes:
- a CDS encoding SDR family NAD(P)-dependent oxidoreductase — translation MRKKTAFVCGSTQGIGKAIALELAAMGASVVLLGRNAAQLNSVLNELDSSQDQKHHFIKADFGFPNELKLKVEEYMEEHDPVHILINNTGGPPSGPAMDANSKHYTDAFASHLICNHVLVRELAVGMKEEKYGRIVNIISTSVK, via the coding sequence TTGCGTAAGAAAACAGCATTTGTTTGTGGCAGTACCCAAGGTATTGGAAAGGCAATTGCGTTAGAATTGGCTGCTATGGGTGCATCAGTCGTGTTACTCGGCAGAAATGCAGCACAGTTGAATTCAGTGTTAAATGAGCTAGACTCTTCACAAGATCAGAAACACCACTTTATTAAAGCAGACTTTGGATTCCCGAATGAATTAAAGTTGAAAGTAGAGGAATATATGGAAGAGCATGACCCCGTTCATATATTGATTAACAATACCGGCGGGCCACCATCCGGTCCGGCAATGGATGCAAATTCAAAACACTATACTGATGCATTTGCAAGTCACTTGATCTGCAATCATGTTCTGGTACGTGAACTAGCTGTTGGGATGAAGGAAGAAAAGTATGGAAGGATAGTTAACATTATATCCACCTCCGTCAAGGA